A section of the Ruania halotolerans genome encodes:
- a CDS encoding Gfo/Idh/MocA family protein — MTTRRYAVVGTGSRSAMYLSSLTDTYAHVGEIVAVCEPNPARAGYHAEQFGFDVPRYEPADLEAMIAEQRIDRVVVTSPDHSHADLVARAMRAGADVVVEKPLTTTADGVRTIAGAMRETGRDLVMTFNYRYSPRNSELRRVIADGEIGRVLSVHFEWALDTVHGADYFRRWHREKENSGGLLVHKSSHHFDLVNWWIDSNPTRVYATGGLAFYGPDGAGAAGAGERPAKGRDAAAGDPWAIKMAADPKLKALYLDAEEHDGYVRDQDVFASGITIEDNLGLTVDYASGAFLTYSLNAHAPWEGYRVTVNGTEGRAELEVVERGWVDNPNVVDPSATPEGAAGDEVRPTGERLVVQRHWEPAREVAIPMGAGSHGGGDAILLRDIFEPGTQDDPLGRASGVLDGVRAVSVGIAGNVSLAEGRAVTVDELELGVNLADQDLDPTAGRN, encoded by the coding sequence ATGACCACCCGCCGCTACGCCGTCGTCGGAACGGGATCCCGCTCCGCGATGTACTTGAGCTCGCTCACCGACACCTATGCCCACGTCGGCGAGATCGTGGCGGTGTGCGAGCCGAACCCGGCCCGCGCCGGGTACCACGCCGAGCAGTTCGGCTTCGACGTGCCACGGTACGAGCCGGCCGATCTCGAGGCGATGATCGCCGAACAGCGCATTGACCGCGTGGTCGTGACGTCTCCGGATCACTCCCATGCGGACCTGGTCGCGCGTGCGATGCGGGCTGGAGCGGACGTCGTCGTGGAGAAGCCGCTGACCACCACGGCCGATGGGGTGCGCACCATTGCCGGGGCGATGCGCGAGACCGGGCGCGACCTGGTGATGACGTTCAACTACCGGTACTCGCCGCGCAACTCCGAGCTGCGCCGGGTGATCGCCGACGGGGAGATCGGGCGCGTGCTCTCGGTGCACTTCGAGTGGGCGCTGGACACGGTGCATGGTGCGGATTACTTCCGCCGCTGGCACCGGGAGAAGGAGAACTCCGGCGGTCTGCTGGTGCACAAGTCCTCACACCACTTCGATCTGGTGAACTGGTGGATCGATTCGAACCCCACCCGGGTCTACGCCACCGGCGGGTTGGCGTTCTACGGGCCCGATGGCGCAGGTGCCGCCGGTGCCGGCGAGCGACCCGCGAAGGGCCGGGACGCCGCGGCCGGGGATCCGTGGGCGATCAAGATGGCCGCTGACCCCAAGCTCAAGGCGCTCTACCTGGACGCTGAGGAACATGATGGTTACGTGCGGGACCAGGACGTGTTCGCATCCGGGATCACCATCGAGGACAACCTCGGCCTGACCGTGGACTACGCCAGTGGTGCGTTCCTGACCTATTCATTGAACGCCCATGCTCCCTGGGAGGGGTACCGGGTCACGGTGAATGGCACCGAGGGGCGCGCCGAACTCGAGGTGGTCGAACGCGGTTGGGTGGACAACCCGAACGTGGTGGATCCCTCCGCCACCCCCGAGGGGGCGGCCGGTGACGAGGTCCGCCCGACGGGCGAGCGCCTCGTGGTGCAGCGGCACTGGGAGCCGGCGCGCGAGGTGGCCATCCCCATGGGGGCCGGCAGTCATGGTGGGGGAGACGCGATCCTACTGCGGGACATCTTCGAGCCCGGCACCCAGGACGACCCGCTCGGCAGGGCCTCCGGTGTACTGGACGGCGTGCGTGCCGTGAGTGTGGGTATCGCTGGGAATGTGTCACTCGCCGAGGGGCGTGCGGTCACCGTGGACGAGCTGGAGCTGGGTGTGAACCTCGCGGATCAGGACCTCGACCCGACTGCCGGGAGGAACTGA
- a CDS encoding molybdopterin-dependent oxidoreductase: protein MPGSHGRRAARSCTPPRWLRGLTGVVCAAAGIGVAHTVAALTVPAASPLLAVGSVAIDAAPTPVKEFAVRTFGNADKPVLLAGVGLVLVVATVVLGLQSFRRRWVGVAGMVALAAVAAAAALSRSPEPIAVLPAVAAGAVATAGLLWVVAGLRSSYPDPEVAPEQARVPSAVSPLDSPQVRSGRFVPSRRGVLIGGPAALAAVGVGGGRVLAQLRSGDEAIGRDRTLPDAADPADPLPDGVQLEVPGITPFRTASADFYRVDIALSTPRIDVDSWSLPIGGLVDNPVTLRYEDILDMPLTERWITLTCVSNPVGGPYVSTGRWLGVPLLDLFEQVGVQPEANQIFTESADGLTMSIPLDAATDGRDAMLVVGLNGEQLPIERGFPARLIVPGLFGFVSAAKWITDMRLSTYAADVAYWTERDWATDAPVLTQTRIDVPGSLERVPAGSITMAGVAWAQHRGIEKVEVRIDDGDWQEAELAADGGVDLWRHWRLDWESTGAGRHDVQVRATDGTGSTQPQERTDPVPDGARGWHSIAFMVEN from the coding sequence ATGCCTGGATCTCATGGACGCCGTGCCGCCCGTTCCTGCACACCACCGCGCTGGCTCCGCGGGCTCACCGGGGTGGTCTGCGCCGCTGCCGGGATCGGGGTTGCGCACACCGTCGCCGCGCTGACCGTGCCGGCTGCCTCGCCGCTGCTGGCGGTGGGCAGTGTTGCCATCGATGCCGCGCCGACTCCGGTCAAGGAGTTCGCGGTCCGGACCTTCGGCAATGCGGACAAACCGGTGCTGCTGGCCGGGGTGGGCCTCGTGCTGGTGGTAGCGACGGTCGTGCTCGGCCTGCAGTCGTTCCGCCGACGATGGGTCGGCGTGGCCGGGATGGTCGCGCTCGCCGCGGTCGCCGCGGCGGCCGCGCTCTCCCGCTCACCGGAGCCGATTGCTGTCCTTCCCGCCGTCGCCGCCGGCGCTGTCGCCACCGCGGGCTTGCTCTGGGTGGTGGCCGGACTGCGCAGCTCCTACCCGGACCCGGAGGTCGCGCCGGAGCAGGCCCGCGTCCCATCTGCCGTCTCTCCTCTGGACAGCCCACAGGTTCGCAGCGGCCGGTTCGTCCCGAGCAGGCGGGGGGTGCTGATCGGTGGGCCGGCGGCGCTGGCGGCCGTCGGAGTGGGCGGGGGTAGGGTTCTCGCCCAGCTGCGCAGCGGGGATGAGGCGATCGGACGCGATCGGACGCTGCCCGATGCCGCCGATCCGGCCGACCCGCTACCTGACGGGGTACAACTCGAGGTCCCCGGGATCACGCCGTTTCGCACGGCGTCTGCGGACTTCTACCGCGTCGACATCGCACTGAGCACGCCCCGTATTGACGTGGACTCGTGGTCGTTGCCGATCGGCGGACTCGTCGACAATCCGGTCACGCTGCGATATGAGGACATCCTCGATATGCCGCTGACCGAGCGCTGGATCACCCTGACCTGCGTCTCCAATCCGGTTGGCGGCCCCTATGTGAGCACCGGTAGGTGGCTCGGTGTACCGCTGCTGGACCTGTTCGAGCAGGTCGGTGTGCAGCCTGAGGCGAACCAGATCTTCACGGAGAGCGCCGACGGACTGACGATGAGTATCCCGCTGGATGCCGCCACCGACGGACGGGACGCGATGCTGGTCGTTGGTCTCAACGGCGAGCAGCTCCCCATTGAGCGGGGCTTCCCCGCCCGGCTGATCGTGCCGGGACTGTTCGGATTCGTCTCGGCGGCCAAATGGATCACCGACATGCGGCTGTCCACCTATGCGGCGGATGTGGCCTATTGGACCGAACGCGACTGGGCGACGGATGCGCCAGTGCTCACGCAGACGCGAATCGACGTGCCGGGATCGCTGGAGCGTGTGCCGGCCGGCTCGATCACGATGGCGGGCGTCGCGTGGGCCCAGCATCGCGGTATCGAGAAGGTCGAGGTGCGCATCGACGACGGGGACTGGCAGGAGGCCGAGCTGGCCGCCGACGGTGGAGTCGACCTGTGGCGCCACTGGCGTCTCGACTGGGAGAGCACGGGGGCCGGCCGGCACGACGTTCAGGTGCGAGCGACGGATGGCACGGGATCGACGCAGCCGCAGGAGCGCACCGACCCGGTGCCTGACGGCGCGCGCGGCTGGCATTCGATCGCGTTCATGGTCGAGAACTAG
- a CDS encoding ABC transporter substrate-binding protein, which produces MSAAGALVLAACSGGGDDAGGGEPGSGGTVDPDEEISLTVVWWGNDDRADRYEQAIELFEAEYPNIDIQSQFQAWPDYWTARATEAAGNALPDVFQMDLSYLSEFGTRGQLVDLAPYAGGELDTSGLSDALLASGQIDGAQYGIPQSTNTLALFYNPAIVDDLGIEPPTADQTWEEYVAWAAEAAAAGADEDPRLYGTGDFTGVLWLFVQYLVQNGHEVFTAEGDIAFTEQDVIEWLNVAQPLRDADALFPAERTVQLAPLGGFTVNEVASEFSWDNFLAGYLADSGADSLEMLPLPVPEGGERNMFFKPSMLLSAGANTEHPEAAAAFISFITNDAEVGSIFGTSRGVPATESARSQLEAEGADAQVLAYEEEWTPEITAATPVLPEGFGTIEAEWLRLAEELGYGHITPEEFASQWFAEAEIALG; this is translated from the coding sequence ATGTCCGCGGCAGGTGCACTCGTTCTCGCCGCCTGTTCCGGCGGTGGTGACGACGCTGGCGGTGGTGAGCCCGGTAGCGGAGGCACCGTCGACCCGGACGAGGAGATCAGCCTCACGGTGGTCTGGTGGGGCAACGACGACCGTGCCGACCGCTACGAGCAGGCGATCGAGCTGTTCGAAGCTGAGTACCCCAACATCGACATCCAGTCCCAGTTCCAGGCCTGGCCGGACTACTGGACCGCGCGCGCCACCGAGGCCGCCGGTAACGCGCTGCCGGACGTCTTTCAGATGGACCTGTCTTACCTGAGCGAGTTCGGCACCCGCGGCCAGCTCGTCGACCTGGCACCCTATGCCGGCGGAGAGCTCGACACGAGCGGGCTCTCGGACGCCTTGCTCGCCTCGGGCCAGATCGACGGTGCACAGTACGGGATCCCCCAGAGCACCAATACGCTGGCGCTGTTCTACAACCCGGCGATCGTCGATGACCTCGGGATCGAGCCGCCGACGGCGGACCAGACCTGGGAGGAGTACGTTGCCTGGGCCGCCGAGGCGGCTGCAGCCGGCGCTGACGAGGATCCGAGGCTGTACGGCACAGGCGATTTCACCGGCGTCTTGTGGCTATTCGTGCAGTACCTGGTGCAGAACGGGCACGAGGTGTTCACCGCCGAGGGGGACATCGCCTTCACCGAACAGGACGTGATCGAGTGGCTGAATGTCGCCCAGCCGCTGCGTGATGCCGATGCGCTGTTCCCGGCTGAACGCACCGTCCAGCTCGCCCCACTCGGCGGGTTCACGGTCAACGAGGTGGCGTCCGAGTTCTCCTGGGACAACTTCCTCGCGGGCTACCTGGCTGATTCCGGTGCGGATTCGTTGGAGATGCTACCGCTGCCGGTGCCCGAGGGTGGCGAACGGAACATGTTCTTCAAGCCGTCCATGTTGCTCTCCGCCGGGGCGAACACTGAGCACCCGGAGGCCGCGGCGGCGTTCATCAGCTTCATCACCAACGATGCCGAGGTCGGATCCATCTTCGGTACTTCACGCGGGGTGCCGGCCACCGAATCGGCACGTTCGCAGCTCGAGGCGGAGGGAGCCGACGCGCAGGTGCTCGCCTACGAGGAGGAATGGACCCCGGAGATCACCGCTGCTACGCCTGTGCTGCCCGAAGGGTTCGGCACGATCGAGGCCGAGTGGTTGCGGCTCGCTGAAGAGCTCGGTTACGGGCACATCACACCTGAGGAGTTCGCGTCCCAGTGGTTCGCTGAGGCGGAGATCGCCCTCGGCTGA
- a CDS encoding fasciclin domain-containing protein, translating into MKIRTFAPALTLAAALTLAACSGGESDEGTDAPDAPEETTSEEMAEEDDMAEEDDMGGEMGAQFGPACADIPESGAGSFDGMAQDPVATAASNNPELSTLVELVGLAELGDTLNGAEGITVFAPANSAFEALPAETVEAVQADPSGLLTDVLTYHVVPQTLAPEDLAGTFETLNGAELTVEGSGEDFTVGSDGAAVVCGNVQTANATVYIIDGVLMPASE; encoded by the coding sequence ATGAAGATCCGCACCTTTGCCCCGGCCCTGACGCTCGCGGCGGCCCTGACTCTGGCCGCGTGTTCCGGTGGCGAATCCGACGAGGGCACCGACGCCCCGGACGCTCCTGAGGAGACCACCTCCGAGGAGATGGCCGAGGAGGACGACATGGCTGAAGAGGACGACATGGGCGGGGAGATGGGTGCCCAGTTCGGGCCCGCCTGCGCCGATATCCCCGAGTCGGGGGCAGGGAGCTTCGACGGTATGGCTCAGGACCCGGTCGCTACCGCGGCAAGCAACAACCCTGAGTTGTCCACACTCGTCGAGCTCGTCGGCCTGGCAGAACTCGGCGACACCCTCAACGGTGCCGAGGGCATCACCGTCTTCGCACCGGCGAATTCGGCCTTCGAGGCACTGCCGGCGGAGACGGTCGAGGCCGTGCAGGCCGACCCGTCCGGTCTGCTGACTGACGTGCTCACCTACCACGTGGTCCCGCAGACGCTGGCACCGGAAGACCTGGCTGGGACGTTCGAGACCCTGAACGGGGCCGAATTGACCGTCGAGGGGTCCGGTGAGGACTTCACCGTTGGTTCCGACGGCGCCGCTGTGGTCTGCGGCAACGTTCAGACCGCCAACGCCACCGTGTACATCATCGACGGCGTGCTGATGCCCGCCTCTGAGTGA
- a CDS encoding bifunctional aldolase/short-chain dehydrogenase, translating into MTNQAVTDLITRSNRLGADPRNTNYAGGNTSAKGADTDPVTGEAVELCWVKGSGGDLGTLKETGLAVLRLDRLRSLIDVYPGVDREDEMVAAFDYCLHGKGGAAPSIDTAMHALVDAPHVDHLHPDSGIAIATAADGEALTSRIFGDRVVWVPWRRPGFQLGLDIAAIKAENPQAIGCILGGHGITAWGETSEQAEANSLEIIRTAETYIAENGKADPFGAVRPGYEALPEAERRAKAAALAPTIRGIASTDAPQIGHFTDADVVLDFLASEKLAPLAELGTSCPDHFLRTKVKPLVVDLPADAPVADVVARLEELHETYRAEYAAYYDRHAGEHSPAMRGADPAIVLVPGVGMFSFGKNKQTARVAGEFYVNAINVMRGAEALSTYAPIEESEKFRIEYWALEEAKLQRMPKPKALATRVALVTGAASGIGKAIATRLAAEGACVVIADLNLEAAQAVADELGGPDVAAAVACDVTDEAQVSALIDAAALAFGGVDLVVNNAGLSISKPLLETTTKDWDLQHDVMARGSFLVAREAARALIAQKLGGDIVYIASKNSLFAGPNNIAYSATKADQAHQVRLLAAELGEHGVRVNGINPDGVVRGSGIFAGGWGAKRAAVYGVKEEELGQYYAQRTLLKREVLPEHVAAAVFALTGGDLSQTTGLHVPVDSGVAAAFLR; encoded by the coding sequence ATGACGAACCAGGCAGTCACCGACCTGATCACCCGTTCCAACCGGCTCGGCGCCGATCCACGCAATACCAACTACGCCGGCGGCAACACCTCCGCCAAGGGCGCCGACACCGATCCGGTCACCGGCGAAGCCGTCGAACTGTGCTGGGTCAAGGGCTCCGGCGGTGACCTCGGCACCCTGAAGGAGACCGGCCTGGCCGTGCTCCGCCTGGACCGCCTGCGCTCCCTCATCGATGTCTACCCGGGAGTGGACCGCGAAGACGAGATGGTGGCCGCATTCGACTACTGCCTGCACGGCAAGGGCGGCGCCGCCCCGAGCATCGACACCGCCATGCACGCTCTCGTGGACGCCCCGCATGTGGACCACCTGCACCCGGACTCCGGCATCGCGATCGCCACCGCCGCCGACGGCGAAGCGCTCACCTCCCGCATCTTCGGCGACCGGGTCGTCTGGGTGCCGTGGCGCCGCCCCGGTTTCCAGCTCGGGCTGGATATTGCAGCGATCAAGGCAGAGAACCCCCAGGCGATCGGTTGCATCCTCGGCGGCCACGGCATCACCGCCTGGGGTGAGACCTCCGAGCAGGCCGAGGCGAACTCCCTGGAGATCATCCGCACCGCCGAGACCTACATCGCCGAGAACGGCAAGGCCGACCCGTTCGGTGCCGTGCGGCCTGGCTACGAAGCGCTCCCCGAGGCTGAGCGCCGCGCGAAGGCCGCCGCCCTCGCCCCGACCATCCGCGGCATCGCCAGCACCGATGCCCCGCAGATCGGCCACTTCACCGATGCGGATGTCGTCTTGGACTTCCTCGCCAGCGAGAAGCTCGCCCCGCTGGCCGAGCTGGGCACCTCGTGCCCGGACCACTTCCTGCGCACCAAGGTCAAGCCGCTGGTGGTGGACCTGCCGGCCGACGCGCCCGTGGCGGATGTGGTGGCCCGGCTCGAGGAGTTGCACGAGACCTACCGCGCCGAGTACGCCGCGTACTACGACAGGCACGCCGGTGAGCACTCGCCTGCCATGCGCGGTGCGGACCCGGCGATCGTGCTCGTTCCCGGCGTCGGGATGTTCTCCTTCGGTAAGAACAAGCAGACCGCTCGTGTGGCCGGTGAGTTCTACGTGAACGCCATCAACGTGATGCGCGGCGCGGAAGCCCTCTCCACCTACGCGCCCATCGAGGAGTCGGAGAAGTTCCGGATCGAGTACTGGGCGCTCGAGGAGGCCAAGCTCCAGCGGATGCCCAAGCCCAAGGCGCTCGCCACCCGGGTGGCCCTGGTGACCGGTGCGGCGTCCGGGATCGGCAAGGCCATCGCCACGCGACTGGCTGCTGAGGGCGCCTGCGTCGTCATTGCCGACCTCAACCTGGAAGCGGCCCAGGCGGTGGCCGACGAGCTCGGTGGCCCTGACGTCGCTGCGGCCGTGGCGTGTGACGTCACCGACGAGGCCCAGGTCAGCGCCCTCATCGACGCCGCTGCACTCGCCTTCGGAGGCGTGGACCTCGTGGTGAACAACGCCGGCCTGTCCATCTCCAAGCCGCTGCTGGAGACCACGACGAAGGACTGGGACCTGCAGCACGACGTGATGGCCCGGGGTTCGTTCCTGGTGGCCCGCGAGGCAGCCCGTGCGTTGATCGCCCAGAAACTCGGCGGCGACATCGTCTACATCGCCTCCAAGAACTCCCTCTTCGCCGGCCCGAACAACATCGCCTACTCGGCCACCAAGGCCGATCAGGCCCACCAGGTCCGCCTGCTCGCGGCCGAACTCGGTGAGCACGGCGTGCGCGTGAACGGCATCAACCCCGACGGCGTGGTCCGCGGTTCCGGCATCTTCGCCGGCGGGTGGGGCGCCAAGCGGGCCGCTGTCTACGGCGTCAAGGAAGAGGAACTGGGCCAGTACTACGCCCAGCGCACGCTGCTCAAGCGTGAGGTGCTCCCCGAACACGTGGCGGCCGCCGTCTTCGCCCTCACCGGCGGTGACCTGAGCCAGACCACCGGTCTGCACGTTCCGGTGGATTCCGGCGTGGCCGCTGCCTTCCTGCGCTGA
- a CDS encoding carbohydrate ABC transporter permease yields the protein MTTTNAPADALVERPSLRRARLRESLAGYGFMAPWLAGFFALTVGPMIASLYLSFTDYDLFAPPEFIGADNYARLLSDPQFLQSIKVTVIYVVLGTPIKLAAALGVAMLLNAKRRGLGFYRSAFYAPSLVAASVSIAIVWKAMFIDDGVVDSSLRIFGVELGGWVGNPDMTMPMFILLAVWAFGGPMVIFLAGLKQVPGELYEAAEMDGAGRLRQFRNITLPMLSPVIFFNLLMETIGSFQVFGSAFIISGGTGGPAGSTLFYTLYLYQRGFRDFAMGYASAMAWLLVIAVGLITILLFRTSKAWVHYQGDAK from the coding sequence GTGACCACCACGAACGCCCCGGCGGATGCTCTGGTCGAGCGCCCGTCGCTGCGACGGGCCCGGCTGCGGGAGTCGCTCGCCGGTTACGGTTTCATGGCGCCCTGGTTGGCGGGTTTCTTCGCCCTCACCGTGGGACCGATGATCGCCTCGCTGTACCTGTCCTTCACGGACTATGACCTGTTCGCGCCACCGGAGTTCATTGGTGCGGATAACTACGCTCGACTGCTCTCCGACCCTCAGTTCCTCCAGTCGATCAAGGTCACTGTCATTTATGTGGTGCTGGGCACGCCGATCAAATTGGCTGCCGCGCTCGGTGTGGCGATGCTGCTGAACGCCAAGCGCAGAGGTCTCGGTTTCTATCGGTCGGCCTTCTACGCGCCGTCACTGGTGGCGGCCTCGGTCTCCATCGCCATCGTCTGGAAGGCGATGTTCATCGACGATGGTGTGGTCGATAGCAGCCTTCGGATCTTTGGCGTCGAACTTGGTGGCTGGGTGGGCAACCCGGATATGACGATGCCGATGTTCATCCTGCTCGCCGTGTGGGCCTTCGGTGGACCGATGGTGATCTTCCTCGCCGGCCTCAAGCAGGTGCCGGGTGAGCTCTACGAGGCAGCGGAGATGGACGGGGCCGGGCGCTTGCGGCAGTTCCGGAACATCACTTTGCCGATGCTGAGTCCGGTGATCTTCTTCAATCTGCTGATGGAGACGATCGGTTCCTTCCAGGTGTTCGGTTCCGCGTTCATCATCTCCGGAGGCACCGGCGGTCCGGCCGGGTCCACGTTGTTCTACACGCTGTACCTCTACCAGCGCGGATTCCGTGACTTCGCCATGGGGTACGCCTCCGCGATGGCCTGGCTCCTGGTGATCGCCGTCGGTCTCATCACGATCCTGCTGTTCCGCACCTCGAAAGCCTGGGTGCACTACCAGGGAGACGCCAAGTGA
- a CDS encoding rhamnulokinase, translated as MGEQVAAFAAVDLGATSGRVIRAEVDPSGADGVRLREVVRFANAAEADDGGTLRWDLSSLFEQVLQGLQTAGEAGPLLGIGIDTWAVDYGLLDAAGQLLAEPVAYRDSRTEQVIEQVHAAVPPDELYGVSGMQHLPFNTIYQLAAERRGQLWDRADQALLLPDLLAYWLTGQRVSELTNASSTALLDQRSRAWSQVLMDRLGIPADLFPPVVEPGTQIGVLTAEIRERTGLGAVPVYAVGSHDTASAVASVPAEGSDFAYISSGTWSLVGVELDAPVLTEESRAANFTNELGVDGTVRYLRNVMGLWVLSESQRVWAERGQQIGIEQLLTGAAHVPARRTVLNVDHPDFLPPGDMPARLAAHARSTGQPEPVTPGEVARCVIDSLAVAYRRAIADATSLSGKPVRVVHIVGGGSRNALLCQAAADAIGLPVIAGPEEGTALGNVLVQARAARVLGGDLSALRRVGARGLELRHYEPDLSEYQAWAAVGSAFG; from the coding sequence ATGGGGGAGCAGGTCGCAGCATTTGCGGCCGTCGATCTGGGGGCCACCTCGGGGCGGGTGATCCGCGCTGAGGTGGACCCCTCCGGCGCCGACGGCGTCCGGTTGCGTGAGGTGGTCCGGTTCGCCAATGCCGCCGAAGCCGATGACGGCGGAACGTTGCGCTGGGATCTCAGCTCGCTGTTCGAGCAGGTGCTTCAGGGTCTGCAGACCGCCGGCGAAGCCGGACCGCTGCTCGGCATCGGGATCGACACGTGGGCCGTGGACTACGGCCTGCTGGATGCGGCAGGTCAGCTGCTCGCCGAACCGGTGGCGTACCGGGATTCGCGCACTGAGCAGGTGATCGAGCAGGTGCACGCTGCCGTCCCTCCCGATGAGCTGTACGGGGTGTCCGGTATGCAGCACCTGCCGTTCAACACGATCTACCAGCTCGCCGCCGAACGGCGTGGCCAGCTGTGGGACCGGGCCGACCAGGCGCTGCTGCTGCCGGATCTGCTCGCCTACTGGCTCACCGGGCAACGGGTCAGTGAACTCACCAACGCCTCCAGTACGGCACTGCTCGACCAGCGCAGCCGGGCCTGGTCACAGGTGCTGATGGACCGGTTGGGTATCCCGGCCGATCTGTTCCCGCCCGTCGTCGAACCAGGAACGCAGATCGGGGTGCTCACCGCTGAGATACGGGAGCGCACCGGATTGGGAGCGGTGCCCGTCTACGCCGTCGGCTCGCACGACACGGCCTCCGCCGTCGCGTCGGTGCCCGCCGAGGGGAGCGACTTTGCCTACATCTCCTCGGGCACGTGGTCCCTGGTGGGGGTGGAGCTGGACGCTCCCGTGCTGACCGAGGAATCGCGCGCGGCGAACTTCACCAACGAGCTCGGTGTGGACGGCACCGTCCGGTACCTGCGCAATGTGATGGGCCTGTGGGTGCTCTCGGAGTCCCAGCGGGTCTGGGCCGAACGCGGGCAGCAGATCGGCATCGAGCAGTTACTCACCGGCGCTGCCCACGTGCCGGCGCGGCGTACCGTGCTCAATGTGGATCACCCGGACTTCCTCCCACCAGGTGATATGCCGGCCCGGCTCGCCGCCCATGCGCGCAGCACGGGGCAGCCGGAGCCGGTGACTCCAGGCGAGGTGGCCCGGTGTGTGATCGACTCGCTCGCGGTGGCCTACCGCCGCGCGATCGCCGACGCCACGTCGCTGTCGGGAAAACCGGTGCGGGTGGTTCATATCGTCGGCGGAGGGTCCAGGAACGCGTTGCTGTGCCAGGCGGCGGCGGACGCCATCGGTCTGCCGGTGATTGCCGGGCCCGAGGAGGGGACGGCCCTGGGGAACGTGCTGGTGCAGGCACGGGCGGCCCGTGTGCTCGGTGGCGACCTCTCCGCACTACGACGGGTGGGAGCTCGCGGACTCGAGTTGCGCCACTACGAACCGGACCTGTCGGAATATCAGGCCTGGGCCGCCGTCGGGAGTGCCTTCGGTTGA
- a CDS encoding carbohydrate ABC transporter permease: MPSRDDSSRLRRDAKRRGRLGSLGYHLGMIAVCAVVLYPAVWMFTSSLKPSSEIIGNISLLPENGSLDNFATALAGIGGVSFWTFFVNSVIIAVFSVVGVVVSSAVAAYAFARIQFRAKPLWFALMVATMLLPFHVTIIPQYILFQNLGLINNFGALLIPKFLATEAFFVFLMIQFLRGIPRDLDEAARIDGAGHIRVFGSIIMPLLRPAMITAAIFTFIASWNDFLGPLLYLKRPDLYTLPIALRLFVDQTTTSDYGAQVAMAVLALIPVIIFFFVFQRYLIDGVSTQGLKG, translated from the coding sequence ATGCCCTCCCGTGACGACAGCTCACGCCTGCGCCGGGACGCCAAACGTCGTGGTCGCCTCGGCAGCCTTGGCTATCACCTGGGCATGATCGCGGTCTGCGCCGTGGTGCTCTATCCCGCAGTCTGGATGTTCACGAGTTCGCTCAAGCCGTCGAGTGAGATCATCGGCAACATCTCGCTCCTGCCGGAGAACGGCTCGCTGGACAATTTCGCGACGGCCTTGGCTGGTATCGGCGGCGTCTCGTTCTGGACGTTCTTCGTGAACTCGGTGATCATCGCCGTGTTCTCGGTGGTCGGCGTGGTCGTGTCCTCGGCTGTGGCGGCCTACGCGTTCGCTCGGATCCAGTTCAGGGCGAAGCCGCTGTGGTTTGCGCTGATGGTGGCCACGATGTTGCTGCCGTTCCACGTGACGATCATCCCGCAGTACATCCTGTTCCAGAACCTGGGGCTGATCAACAACTTCGGAGCGCTGCTGATCCCGAAGTTCCTCGCCACCGAGGCCTTCTTCGTGTTCCTGATGATCCAGTTCCTGCGCGGCATCCCCCGTGACCTGGACGAGGCCGCGCGGATCGACGGTGCGGGACATATCCGGGTCTTCGGTTCCATCATCATGCCGCTGCTGCGGCCGGCGATGATCACTGCGGCCATCTTCACGTTCATCGCCTCGTGGAATGACTTCCTCGGCCCGCTGCTCTACCTGAAGCGGCCGGATCTGTACACATTGCCGATCGCCCTGCGGTTGTTCGTGGACCAGACCACCACGTCCGATTACGGTGCACAGGTGGCCATGGCTGTACTCGCGCTGATCCCGGTGATCATCTTCTTCTTCGTGTTCCAGCGCTATCTGATCGACGGTGTCTCCACGCAGGGTCTGAAGGGCTGA